The following are from one region of the Salvia splendens isolate huo1 chromosome 2, SspV2, whole genome shotgun sequence genome:
- the LOC121769764 gene encoding CEN-like protein 2, whose translation MAKMSEVPLIVGRVIGDVLDSFSASMKMSVTYGNKQVYNGHEFYPTAVAAKPRVEIEGADMRNFYTLLMTDPDVPGPSDPYLREHLHWLVTDIPGTTDATFGKEVVTYEIPKPSIGIHRFVFVLLKQKGRQTVKNLPTSRDHFNTRRFAADNDLGLPVAAVFFNAQRETAARRR comes from the exons ATGGCAAAAATGTCAGAAGTTCCTCTGATAGTAGGGAGAGTGATCGGAGATGTTCTTGACTCTTTCAGTGCCTCCATGAAAATGTCAGTTACTTACGGAAACAAACAAGTCTATAATGGTCACGAGTTCTACCCTACCGCCGTCGCAGCTAAACCCAGAGTTGAAATCGAAGGAGCTGACATGAGAAATTTTTACACTTTG CTTATGACTGACCCTGATGTCCCTGGCCCCAGTGACCCATATCTCAGGGAACACCTCCACTG GTTGGTGACTGATATTCCTGGCACAACAGATGCTACATTTG GAAAGGAAGTGGTGACATACGAGATTCCGAAGCCAAGCATAGGAATCCATAGGTTTGTGTTTGTTCTGTTGAAGCAAAAAGGCAGGCAAACAGTGAAAAACCTTCCTACTTCAAGAGACCACTTCAACACCCGCCGTTTCGCTGCTGACAACGACCTCGGCCTGCCGGTCGCTGCCGTCTTCTTCAACGCCCAGCGGGAGACCGCTGCCAGAAGGCGCTAG
- the LOC121792174 gene encoding CAAX prenyl protease 2-like isoform X2, which yields MEREDADAAAGVTKLKAVSACIGMAVFYVAILYSPTLILRLPPPNSYTSFLTRRFICAAVSSIVSLIVSSLILPITGWEASSLLRVYGIRMDHIWQSLVYPLLLTSFMYSGSFALKFLSMLQTSREYLDSGGNLSVACVKSISLMIVDWVVSTASCMSSWRNYFVAPITEELVFRACMIPLLLCGGFSTYTVIFLCPVFFSLAHMNHLLEFYLQRNYSLLKACQVVGFQLVYTVIFGAYASFLLIRTGHLTAPLIAHIFCNFMGLPVIHSGRSGMVSLVFVIGVVSFSKLLFPLTTPRLYNHEGDNCSCCHRYCSWS from the exons ATGGAGCGGGAAGATGCCGATGCCGCCGCCGGCGTTACGAAGTTAAAGGCAGTGTCAGCGTGCATCGGCATGGCTGTGTTCTACGTTGCAATTCTATATTCTCCAACTCTGATTCTTCGATTGCCCCCGCCTAATTCCTATACTTCCTTCCTCACACGACGTTTCATATGCGCTGCCGTATCATCAATCGTGTCTCTGATCGTTTCCAGCCTCATTCTTCCC ATAACAGGGTGGGAGGCATCAAGTCTGCTTCGTGTTTATGGCATCAGAATGGATCACATT TGGCAATCCCTGGTTTACCCACTTTTGCTGACTTCCTTCATGTACTCTGGTTCCTTTGCCTTGAAGTTTTTATCTATGCTTCAAACTAGCAGAGAATATTTGGATAGTGGAGGAAATCTTTCAGTTGCATGTGTAAAGAGCATTTCCTTGATGATAGTTGATTGGGTAGTTTCAACAGCTTCCTGCATGTCATCCTGGCGTAATTATTTTGTG GCACCAATTACAGAAGAACTGGTATTCAGAGCTTGTATGATCCCTTTGCTTCTGTGTGGAGGATTCAGTACTTACACTGTTATATTTCTTTGTCCAGTATTTTTTAGTTTAG CTCATATGAACCACTTACTGGAGTTCTATCTCCAACGGAACTACAGCTTGCTCAAAGCCTGTCAAGTTGTAG GTTTCCAGTTGGTATACACTGTCATTTTTGGGGCATATGCATCATTTCTTCTAATTCGTACTG GGCATTTGACTGCTCCATTAATTGCTCATATATTTTGCAACTTCATGGGCTTACCTGTGATACATTCTGGGAGATCTG GAATGGTGAGTCTGGTATTTGTAATCGGAGTAGTGAGTTTCAGCAAGCTGCTTTTCCCTCTGACGACCCCTCGTTTGTACAACCACGAAGGAGACAATTGCAGTTGTTGCCATAGATATTGCAGTTGGAGCTAA
- the LOC121792174 gene encoding CAAX prenyl protease 2-like isoform X1, with protein sequence MEREDADAAAGVTKLKAVSACIGMAVFYVAILYSPTLILRLPPPNSYTSFLTRRFICAAVSSIVSLIVSSLILPITGWEASSLLRVYGIRMDHIWQSLVYPLLLTSFMYSGSFALKFLSMLQTSREYLDSGGNLSVACVKSISLMIVDWVVSTASCMSSWRNYFVKRRDWKNAPITEELVFRACMIPLLLCGGFSTYTVIFLCPVFFSLAHMNHLLEFYLQRNYSLLKACQVVGFQLVYTVIFGAYASFLLIRTGHLTAPLIAHIFCNFMGLPVIHSGRSGMVSLVFVIGVVSFSKLLFPLTTPRLYNHEGDNCSCCHRYCSWS encoded by the exons ATGGAGCGGGAAGATGCCGATGCCGCCGCCGGCGTTACGAAGTTAAAGGCAGTGTCAGCGTGCATCGGCATGGCTGTGTTCTACGTTGCAATTCTATATTCTCCAACTCTGATTCTTCGATTGCCCCCGCCTAATTCCTATACTTCCTTCCTCACACGACGTTTCATATGCGCTGCCGTATCATCAATCGTGTCTCTGATCGTTTCCAGCCTCATTCTTCCC ATAACAGGGTGGGAGGCATCAAGTCTGCTTCGTGTTTATGGCATCAGAATGGATCACATT TGGCAATCCCTGGTTTACCCACTTTTGCTGACTTCCTTCATGTACTCTGGTTCCTTTGCCTTGAAGTTTTTATCTATGCTTCAAACTAGCAGAGAATATTTGGATAGTGGAGGAAATCTTTCAGTTGCATGTGTAAAGAGCATTTCCTTGATGATAGTTGATTGGGTAGTTTCAACAGCTTCCTGCATGTCATCCTGGCGTAATTATTTTGTG AAAAGAAGGGATTGGAAAAAC GCACCAATTACAGAAGAACTGGTATTCAGAGCTTGTATGATCCCTTTGCTTCTGTGTGGAGGATTCAGTACTTACACTGTTATATTTCTTTGTCCAGTATTTTTTAGTTTAG CTCATATGAACCACTTACTGGAGTTCTATCTCCAACGGAACTACAGCTTGCTCAAAGCCTGTCAAGTTGTAG GTTTCCAGTTGGTATACACTGTCATTTTTGGGGCATATGCATCATTTCTTCTAATTCGTACTG GGCATTTGACTGCTCCATTAATTGCTCATATATTTTGCAACTTCATGGGCTTACCTGTGATACATTCTGGGAGATCTG GAATGGTGAGTCTGGTATTTGTAATCGGAGTAGTGAGTTTCAGCAAGCTGCTTTTCCCTCTGACGACCCCTCGTTTGTACAACCACGAAGGAGACAATTGCAGTTGTTGCCATAGATATTGCAGTTGGAGCTAA
- the LOC121771985 gene encoding protein LITTLE ZIPPER 4-like: MWLIRHTNWSFISRSKAILPLLQKGALFRKKSYNKRGPPSLSKEKMEKLNSKLLMENLYIMQENERLRKRAELLNQENQTLHTELQHRLANATAAAATTTSTKANKKFNKRDI, translated from the exons ATGTGGCTCATTCGTCACACAAATTGGAGCTTCATTTCAAGATCAAAGGCCATTCTTCCTCTCCTCCAAAAAGGTGCtctttttagaaaaaaaagctACAATAAGAGAGGCCCACCCTCCTTATCAAAGGAA AAAATGGAAAAGCTGAACTCGAAATTGTTGATGGAGAACTTGTACATCATGCAGGAAAATGAGAGGCTGAGGAAGAGGGCTGAGCTTCTCAACCAGGAGAATCAGACTCTTCACACTGAGCTCCAGCACCGCCTCGCcaacgccaccgccgccgccgccacaaCCACCTCCACAAAGGCCAACAAGAAATTCAACAAACGAGATATATAG